In Methanomassiliicoccus sp., the sequence ATGATCGCGGTCAGCATCAAGGCCTTGGTTCCTACAATGTCCTTAACGAGAAAGGCTTTCTCATCGAACTCTGGAGGGACCCACTCGTATTCCGGTTCCTTCTCTTCCTTTCTCTTCTTTCGGGCCATTTCGAAGCTCCCTGATGGCAGTTCCCTAAGAACAATCGTATAATAAAACTTTTCAAGGGCGGTAATAACTGGAGACCGCTAGTGGTCAGTTCATGATGCTGATAAATGGTCCGCCCTGGAGGGTGAGAAAGGTGGGATCGAAGGTACATGATGTGGTTTGAATCGTAATGGGACGATGCACACACTAACAACCGCTTGAAGCTCATGAGAGTGAAAGTGGTGGGCTCTCGACCAAAATCACATGGGAATATGACCGGACTGTCGACCATGTAATATTTTTATAAGAAATGCTCTGAGGCAGCATATTGACCTCGGTGCTTTCGTTTTTCGGTCCCTTTTCTTGATGCTGGCCTTCAATTGTTAGATGGTACTTTCGACCAACTGGGGGGGTGCTTTTATAGTTCGAGGGAGTTTGGTTGGGATAAGGTGAGCATAATTGCCCGCAAACAGCATAGAAGAGTTGCCTGGAGTAGGACCCGCAACTGCAGAGAAGCTGCGTGATGCCGGCTATGTCGACCTGATGGCTATAGCAGTGGAATCCCCCAAGGTGCTATCTGAGGTAGCAGAGATAGGGGAGAGCACAGCGGTGAAGATCATCGCAGCAGCCAAGCAGGCCGCGGACGTCGGAGGGTTTGAGACCGGAGACCTGATATTGGAGAGAAGGAGGAACATCCACAAGCTGACCTCCTGTTCGAAGGCCTTCGATGAGCTGATGGGGGGAGGTCTGGAGACCCAGTCCATCACCGAGTTCTTCGGTGAGTTCGGAAGTGGGAAGACCCAGATGTGCTTCCAGCTGGCCGTGAACGCCGGCCGTCCGGTGGAGGATGGAGGCCTTGACGGCAACGTGTTCATAATCGATACCGAGAACACCTTCCGCCCAGAGAGGATCGTCCAGATGGCAGCTGCCCTGGACATGGATCCAGAGGAGACGTTGAAGAAGATCCATGTGGCGAGAGCGTTCAACTCCCATCACCAGATGCTACTGGTGGAGAAGGCGCAGGACCTTGCCCACGATCTCAACGTGCGGCTGATGATAGTCGACTCGCTTACAGCCCACTTCCGTGCGGAGTATGTTGGAAGGGGGGCACTGGCCGAGAGGCAGCAGAACCTTAACAAGCACATGCACGACCTCCTACGGTTCGCCGACCTGAACAACGCGGTGATCGCCGTTACCAACCAGGTATCGGCCAAGCCTGACGCGTTCTTCGGGGACCCGACCCGACCTATTGGAGGCCACATCGTCGGACATGCTGCCACCTACCGTCTGTACCTGAGGAAGAGCAAGGGAGGTAAGCGCATAGCAAGGTTAATTGACTCCCCTAACCTTCCCGAGGCCGAGGCGGTCATAAGCGTTGGCGAAGAGGGCGTCAGAGACTGAGCATGGTAGAACGGCCTTGCTCTCCCATGAAGGAGGGAGGGCATGAGCCTCATTCCCTATTTTTTTGAACTTTCAGGGGAGCATCCGACCCTGCCGTTCGCGGATGCTTTCGGCAGCTGCACCGCAGAGTGTGATGGTTTTACCGCCACCGCGTACGGGCCGGGGTACGGCATCTTCGGGCTGGAGAGCGACAGGATCGCAGGGATAGCTACCCGCCTGGCTTTGACGCACCGATTGGGCAGGCATCTGGGATCCTGTCCAGTGGAGGAGGTGCACGCCTTCG encodes:
- the radA gene encoding DNA repair and recombination protein RadA; this encodes MPANSIEELPGVGPATAEKLRDAGYVDLMAIAVESPKVLSEVAEIGESTAVKIIAAAKQAADVGGFETGDLILERRRNIHKLTSCSKAFDELMGGGLETQSITEFFGEFGSGKTQMCFQLAVNAGRPVEDGGLDGNVFIIDTENTFRPERIVQMAAALDMDPEETLKKIHVARAFNSHHQMLLVEKAQDLAHDLNVRLMIVDSLTAHFRAEYVGRGALAERQQNLNKHMHDLLRFADLNNAVIAVTNQVSAKPDAFFGDPTRPIGGHIVGHAATYRLYLRKSKGGKRIARLIDSPNLPEAEAVISVGEEGVRD